The following is a genomic window from Solanum lycopersicum chromosome 6, SLM_r2.1.
TTCCATCATGCTTCTCAAGGTTGCTCCAGCTTTTGCTCTATTGAACACACCTAAGTCTACAAATGGGGAAAATCTGTTAACCCACAAGAGTTTTTCTGCTAAAAGTGGAAATGGGTTCATGGTTTGTGCTTCAAAGGGGACAAACCATAAGCCCTTGACAGGGGTTGTGTTTGAGCCTTTTGAGGAGTTGAAGAAAGAGTTTATGCTTGTCCCTTCTCTTCCACAAGCCTCTCTTGCCCGACAGAAATACTGCGATGAATCTGAAGCTGCTATTAATGAACAGATCAAGTGGgtttgttttataatttttgtaattgtttttgTGTTTTGAATCTGTTGGTGTTAATGCGTTTTGTTTTTGGATCTTCAGTGTGGAATACAATGTTTCTTACGTTTATCATGCTATGTACGCCTATTTTGATCGAGACAACGTTGCTCTCAAGGGTCTAGCCAAGTAATTTTTCTAGAAAcccttttgatattttgattttctttgtcTGTGGATTTGTTAGGTGTGTTTTCATTCTGGTTTTCTTGACTTTAGGTTTTTCAAGGAATCTAGTGCAGAGGAAAGGGAACATGCTGAGAAATTTATGGAATACCAGGTGTTTGACGATTCGGTATTATGATGAATCTCCGGCTGGGGTTATGGTTTctaatattttgtgttttttcttgtttgtagAACAAGCGTGGTGGGAAGGTGAAGCTGCAGTCTATGTTGATGCCACTTACT
Proteins encoded in this region:
- the LOC104647958 gene encoding ferritin-1, chloroplastic, producing the protein MLLKVAPAFALLNTPKSTNGENLLTHKSFSAKSGNGFMVCASKGTNHKPLTGVVFEPFEELKKEFMLVPSLPQASLARQKYCDESEAAINEQINVEYNVSYVYHAMYAYFDRDNVALKGLAKFFKESSAEEREHAEKFMEYQNKRGGKVKLQSMLMPLTEFDHVEKGDALYAMELALSLEKLTNEKLLNVHAVASRNNDVQLADFVESEFLGEQVEAIKKISEYVAQLRRVGQGHGVWHFDQMLLQEGAAA